The proteins below come from a single Rhizobium sp. BT04 genomic window:
- a CDS encoding 5-bromo-4-chloroindolyl phosphate hydrolysis family protein produces the protein MRNWLGNDGNWIVAGLVAAITVPLLSFVAGMPFWIAAIIALLVFAGLVILLAPRRLFEGIDIKSIGNGRIAFARDLLEAAVPFAERLETAADTISDRKMAAAVRHLAEIAADVFRKVEAKPESANAVRRFLSYYLPRAAEVAEGFAVIEAKRVPDPKQLEEVRTVLVKLEEAFVHYADSLVDEALGTLDTDLRLIQASLKEDIGR, from the coding sequence ATGCGCAACTGGCTCGGCAATGACGGCAACTGGATCGTGGCGGGATTGGTGGCGGCAATCACCGTGCCGCTCTTGAGCTTTGTCGCCGGCATGCCCTTCTGGATCGCTGCCATCATCGCCCTTCTGGTCTTTGCCGGCCTCGTCATTCTGTTGGCGCCACGCCGGCTGTTCGAAGGTATCGATATCAAAAGCATCGGCAACGGACGCATCGCCTTTGCCCGCGACCTGCTGGAAGCCGCCGTTCCCTTTGCCGAGAGGCTGGAGACCGCCGCCGACACGATCAGCGATCGGAAGATGGCAGCCGCAGTCCGCCATCTTGCCGAAATCGCCGCCGATGTCTTTCGCAAGGTCGAGGCCAAGCCGGAGAGCGCCAATGCCGTGCGGCGGTTCCTCTCCTATTATCTGCCGCGTGCGGCCGAGGTGGCGGAAGGTTTTGCCGTCATAGAGGCCAAACGCGTCCCCGACCCCAAGCAATTGGAGGAGGTCCGCACCGTGCTGGTGAAGCTCGAAGAGGCCTTCGTCCATTATGCCGACAGCCTGGTCGACGAGGCGCTCGGCACGCTTGACACCGATCTGCGCCTTATTCAGGCATCGCTCAAAGAGGATATCGGACGCTGA
- a CDS encoding toxic anion resistance protein encodes MADTDLATVQNTALPVVAADPAEIARISDGIDITDRAGISVYGDRAQQSVSDYADRILREVRNKDLGEIGRLLTDIILKSKSLDPASLKDKGFLSRIFLSAKARLERFKAEFEDVAGQIDRIGLELDRHKDTLRRDIALLDDLHEETKQSIMRLEAYVQAGKTFAERFRNVDLPRLKAQAEAAATGPGGGMLEAQTYQDSLQALDRLEKRVFYLQQARQLGIQQLPQIRIVQAGDETLIENLQATSALTVPAWKQKMVILLGLTRQKSALELQKAVTDATNDMIRQASEMMKDQAIAIEQQSQRGIVDIDTLAKANRDLIDTISGVLQVQEEGRRKRGLAEKQMEQMTVELKKAMTQA; translated from the coding sequence ATGGCCGATACCGATCTCGCGACTGTTCAAAACACCGCCCTGCCGGTTGTCGCTGCCGACCCGGCGGAAATTGCCCGCATATCCGATGGCATCGACATCACCGACCGAGCCGGCATCTCGGTCTATGGCGACCGCGCCCAGCAGTCGGTCAGCGACTATGCCGACAGGATCCTGCGCGAGGTTCGCAACAAGGATCTCGGTGAGATCGGCCGTCTCTTGACAGACATCATCCTGAAGTCGAAGAGCCTCGATCCGGCGTCGCTGAAGGATAAGGGTTTTCTCAGCCGCATATTCCTCTCCGCCAAGGCGCGCCTGGAACGGTTCAAGGCGGAGTTTGAGGACGTCGCCGGCCAGATCGACCGGATCGGCCTGGAGCTCGACCGCCATAAGGATACGCTGCGGCGCGACATCGCGCTGCTCGACGATCTGCACGAGGAAACCAAGCAATCGATCATGCGGCTCGAGGCCTATGTTCAGGCCGGCAAGACGTTCGCCGAGCGGTTTCGCAACGTCGATCTGCCGAGGCTGAAGGCGCAAGCCGAAGCGGCAGCGACCGGCCCCGGCGGCGGCATGCTGGAGGCACAGACCTATCAGGACAGCCTGCAGGCGCTCGACCGGCTGGAAAAGCGGGTCTTCTATTTGCAGCAGGCCCGCCAGCTCGGCATCCAGCAATTGCCGCAGATCCGCATCGTCCAGGCGGGCGACGAGACGCTGATCGAGAACCTGCAGGCGACGTCGGCGCTGACGGTGCCGGCCTGGAAGCAGAAGATGGTGATCCTGCTCGGCCTGACGCGGCAGAAATCGGCGCTCGAGCTGCAGAAAGCGGTGACCGACGCGACCAATGACATGATCCGTCAGGCATCCGAGATGATGAAGGATCAGGCGATCGCAATCGAGCAGCAATCGCAGCGCGGCATCGTCGATATCGACACGCTTGCCAAGGCAAACAGAGATCTGATCGACACCATATCCGGCGTGCTGCAGGTGCAGGAGGAGGGGCGTCGGAAGCGGGGGCTCGCCGAAAAGCAGATGGAGCAGATGACGGTCGAACTCAAGAAGGCGATGACCCAGGCGTGA
- a CDS encoding substrate-binding domain-containing protein, giving the protein MRALLSGLALLAALPLAGCNLFGQGPEFSIVSGSENTVLQPIVEEFCKQKNATCTFKYEGTLDIGLALQSDQGVEQDAVWPASSVWVDMFDTRRRVKSLTSIAQTPVVLGVRKSKAQQLGWIGRDVFMKDILAAVENGSLKFLMTSATQSNSGASAYLAMLSSALGNKPVIEPGDLDDKNVQESVRSLLSGVVRSSGSSGWLADLYVESAGKGTVYDAMWNYEAVLKETNDKLAALSQEPLYAIYPADGVAMADSPLGFVDHGRGPEVQTFFNDLLAYLRSAPVQQRIADTGRRIPLTGVTAKPEPNWNFDPARLVTAIRMPEPGVIRQALTLYQSALRKPSLTALCLDFSGSMQGDGEDQLQKAMRFLLTPDEASKVLVQWSPADQIIVIPFDGSVRNTFTASGNPLEQEALLNEISRQKANGGTNMYDCAERALQQIARTDRPSTYLPAIVIMTDGKSDDRSQDFMRDWNAMEPHVPIFGITFGDADKTQLDSLAKLTSARVFDGGSDLATAFRTARGYN; this is encoded by the coding sequence ATGCGAGCACTGCTTTCTGGCCTGGCGCTTCTTGCCGCGTTGCCCTTGGCCGGCTGCAATCTCTTCGGCCAGGGGCCGGAGTTTTCGATCGTGTCGGGATCGGAGAACACTGTTCTGCAGCCGATCGTCGAGGAATTCTGCAAGCAGAAGAACGCCACCTGCACCTTCAAATATGAAGGCACGCTCGATATCGGCCTGGCGCTGCAGAGTGATCAGGGCGTCGAGCAGGATGCGGTCTGGCCGGCCTCCAGCGTCTGGGTCGACATGTTCGACACCAGGCGCCGCGTCAAGAGCCTGACCTCGATCGCCCAGACGCCGGTGGTCTTGGGTGTGCGCAAGTCGAAGGCGCAGCAGCTCGGCTGGATCGGCAGGGATGTGTTCATGAAGGACATTCTCGCCGCCGTCGAAAACGGATCGCTGAAATTCCTGATGACCTCGGCGACGCAATCCAACTCGGGCGCCAGCGCCTATCTTGCCATGTTGTCGAGCGCACTCGGCAACAAGCCGGTGATCGAACCCGGCGATCTCGACGACAAAAACGTTCAGGAGAGCGTCCGGTCGCTGCTGTCGGGTGTCGTGCGCTCTTCCGGCTCTTCCGGCTGGCTTGCCGATCTTTATGTCGAATCCGCCGGCAAGGGCACGGTCTACGACGCCATGTGGAATTACGAGGCTGTCCTGAAGGAGACCAACGACAAGCTTGCTGCCTTGTCGCAGGAGCCGCTTTACGCGATCTATCCGGCCGACGGTGTGGCCATGGCGGATTCGCCGCTCGGCTTCGTCGATCATGGTCGTGGGCCCGAAGTCCAGACCTTCTTCAATGATCTGCTCGCCTATCTCCGTTCGGCCCCCGTGCAGCAGCGCATCGCCGATACCGGCCGGCGCATCCCGCTGACCGGCGTTACCGCCAAACCGGAACCGAATTGGAATTTCGATCCGGCCCGGCTGGTGACGGCGATCCGCATGCCGGAGCCGGGTGTCATCCGCCAGGCGCTCACGCTTTATCAGTCGGCGCTGCGCAAACCGTCGCTGACCGCACTCTGCCTCGATTTTTCCGGCTCGATGCAGGGTGACGGCGAGGACCAGCTGCAGAAGGCGATGCGCTTCCTGCTGACTCCAGACGAAGCGAGCAAGGTGCTGGTGCAATGGTCGCCCGCCGACCAGATCATCGTCATTCCTTTCGACGGCAGCGTGCGCAATACTTTCACGGCGAGCGGAAACCCGCTGGAGCAGGAAGCGTTGCTGAACGAGATTTCGAGGCAGAAGGCCAATGGCGGCACCAATATGTATGATTGCGCCGAACGCGCCTTGCAGCAGATCGCCAGAACCGACAGGCCCTCGACTTATCTGCCTGCCATCGTCATCATGACCGATGGCAAGTCCGATGATCGAAGCCAGGATTTTATGCGCGACTGGAACGCGATGGAACCGCATGTGCCGATCTTCGGCATCACATTCGGCGATGCCGACAAGACCCAGCTCGACAGCCTCGCCAAGCTGACCTCGGCGCGCGTGTTCGACGGGGGTTCGGATCTCGCCACCGCCTTCCGCACCGCGCGCGGTTATAATTAG